In Zingiber officinale cultivar Zhangliang chromosome 6A, Zo_v1.1, whole genome shotgun sequence, a single genomic region encodes these proteins:
- the LOC121994723 gene encoding uncharacterized protein LOC121994723 produces the protein MTIKAQALADFITEVQNIELDSIWKIYVDESSTREGSGISILLISPQEERVQLSVRLEYWTTNNQAKYEALIAGLQAARHVGAGRVLIHFDSQLATQQLVGAFEISNTRLKLYTEAFEKLKASFQEVIIQKIPRAENQAAGKLAKLASSLSPIVITQLIEQVSLVAHVDQIEGLNFPSDWRTTIIEFLRSGATPSDREEARLLRRRVGHFTIVRDQVYKKAFSRPLLKCVRSEDVDYILQEVHQGSCGGHPGGRSLARKILLAGYFWPTLQEDATQIVANCLSCQKYHHLSHRPTKEMKASTMSCSFDQWGMDIVGHFPMAIGQRKFLLVVVDYFSKWVEAEPLAKITEQMVQNFI, from the coding sequence ATGACCATCAAAGCACAGGCCTTAGCCGACTTTATCACGGAGGTGCAAAACATTGAGCTCGACTCAatatggaaaatatatgtggatgagtCGTCCACCCGGGAAGGTAGTGGGATCAGCATACTGCTTATCTCCCCACAAGAAGAGCGGGTGCAGTTGTCTGTTCGGCTAGAGTACTGGACAACTAACAATCAAGCTAAGTACGAGgctcttatagccggcttacaagccgctcggcatgtCGGCGCGGGCAGAGTTCTTATCCACTTTGATTCTCAATTAGCCACTCAGCAGCTAGTTGGAGCATTCGAGATCAGTAACACACGGCTGAAGTTGTACACCGAAGCTTTCGAAAAGCTGAAGGCAAGCTTTCAAGAGGTAATCATCCAGAAGATCCctcgagcggagaaccaagcagcGGGCAAGCTGGCCAAATTGGCGAGCTCACTCTCACCGATCGTCATTACTCAACTGATCgaacaagtatccttggtggcacacgtcgatcAAATAGAGGGGCTTAATTTCCCCAGCGATTGGAGAACGACCATAATAGAGTTTCTACGATCGGGAGCTACGccttccgatcgggaggaagctcgCTTATTGAGAAGAAGGGTCGGTCACTTCACCATAGTCAGGGACCAggtctacaagaaggctttctccagGCCATTGCTTAAATGTGTCAGATCAGAGGATGTCGACTATATACtgcaagaagtacaccaaggctcctgtggagggcatccgggcggtcgGTCGCTAgcaaggaagatcctgctggccgggtacttctggccgactCTACAGGAAGATGCCACTCAGATAGTAGCCAACTGTctatcctgccagaagtatcaccacCTTTCCCACCGGCCGACCAAAGAGATGAAGGCCTCCACTATGTCATGctcattcgaccaatggggcatggatattgtgggacacTTCCCCATGGCGATCGGGCAGCGAAAGTTCTTGCTCGTCGTggtggactatttctccaagtgggtcgaagccgAGCCACTGgctaaaataaccgagcagatggtccaaAATTTCATCTAG